Proteins co-encoded in one Arachis hypogaea cultivar Tifrunner chromosome 13, arahy.Tifrunner.gnm2.J5K5, whole genome shotgun sequence genomic window:
- the LOC112735134 gene encoding U-box domain-containing protein 51, protein MSRSLLAEKIGAAGRVVAVAIENNKTSQDAAKWTVDNLLPKDQVLVLIHVRQQASSIRSPYGNLLPVNGDDDLGRAYRQQMENETKELFGSFRVFCNRKNIQCKEILLEDTDIPKAIINSITSYSIELLVLGSSKSSFLKKIRGAEVPNQVSKGAPPFCTVYVINKGKISTVRYATAQLTVRPRNSILPLHSTQSPSPSESYSESQFFSTERFDSRLTRNHPPRPLEKPGYHGRQSLEDFSSPINKLGRPEPKPYEPSMTQCDISFVNGKPGVDKLFSSLYDESVDDGAPPRLSLGSDFGANLLDCAFTSQETANFSDGYSFNSQDSGASSSLAILDEVETEMRRLKLELEQSMDVYSTACKEALIAKQKALELRNLKMREWKKFHGEQTAEKAELEVATKEKEKCRAASNAAEVSRKIAELEAKKKMNCGMRMRAEAELKQSGEGLLYGGSARYRRYTVEEIEAATKGFSNALKVGEGGYGPVYKCELDHTLVAIKVLKTNASQGWSQFHQEIEVLSCIRHPHMVLLLGACPEIGCLVYEYMANGSLDDCLFHRGNAPVLPWQLRFRIAAEIATALLFLHQTKPEPLVHRDLKPGNILLDRNLVSKIGDVGLARLVPPSVSDVVTQYRLTSTAGTFCYIDPEYQQTGMLGVKSDIYSLGVMLLQIITARSPMGLTHQVAKAIQRGTFAEMLDPAVEDWPIQHALHFAKIGLRCAEMKRKDRPDLAKVVLPELNKLRQFAEENTPMMMFGVGAGFASRSTTTSLFQVSLSYSS, encoded by the exons aTGTCAAGGTCGTTGTTAGCAGAGAAGATCGGAGCAGCAGGGCGGGTGGTGGCAGTGGCGATTGAGAACAACAAAACAAGCCAGGATGCAGCAAAATGGACAGTTGATAATCTTCTTCCAAAAGACCAAGTTCTCGTACTTATCCATGTTAGACAACAAGCATCTTCCATTCGCTCACcat ACGGAAACCTTTTACCCGTTAATGGCGACGATGATCTGGGAAGAGCATACAGGCAACAAATGGAGAATGAAACCAAAGAGCTTTTCGGCTCATTTCGTGTCTTCTGCAATAGAAAAAAT ATCCAATGCAAAGAAATCTTGCTGGAAGACACGGATATACCTAAGGCGATAATAAATAGCATTACATCCTATTCCATTGAACTTTTAGTACTTGGATCATCAAAGAGCAGCTTTCTCAA AAAAATCAGGGGTGCGGAGGTTCCAAACCAAGTATCGAAAGGGGCACCACCATTCTGCACTGTGTACGTTATTAACAAAGGAAAAATCTCAACTGTGAGATATGCAACTGCTCAATTAACTGTTAGACCCCGTAACAGCATATTGCCGCTGCACTCTACTCAGTCTCCGTCTCCGTCTGAGTCTTACTCTGAGTCTCAGTTCTTCAGTACTGAAAGATTCGATTCGCGGCTGACACGCAACCACCCTCCACGACCACTGGAGAAACCTGGATACCATGGAAGGCAGTCCTTGGAGGACTTCTCAAGCCCAATCAA CAAACTTGGTAGACCAGAGCCCAAACCATATGAACCGTCGATGACTCAATGCGATATCTCATTCGTGAATGGAAAGCCAGGGGTTGATAAGTTGTTCTCTTCATTGTATGACGAAAGTGTGGACGATGGAGCTCCCCCTCGTCTTTCTTTGGGATCTGACTTCGGAGCTAACCTTCTCGACTGCGCTTTCACTTCACAAGAGACAGCTAATTTTAGCGACGGATACTCTTTTAATTCACAGGACAGTGGAGCATCATCAAGCCTAGCTATTTTG GATGAAGTGGAAACTGAAATGAGAAGACTTAAGCTAGAACTTGAGCAGTCAATGGATGTGTATAGCACAGCATGCAAGGAGGCTTTGATAGCAAAGCAAAAG GCATTGGAGCTTCGTAATTTGAAAATGCGAGAATGGAAGAAGTTTCATGGGGAGCAAACTGCTGAAAAAGCAGAGTTGGAAGTAGCTACtaaggagaaagaaaagtgtAGAGCAGCCTCGAATGCAGCGGAAGTATCTAGAAAAATAGCAGAGTTGGAAgctaagaaaaaaatgaattgtgGGATGAGAATGAGAGCAGAAGCGGAGCTAAAGCAGTCGGGAGAGGGTTTGTTATACGGGGGTTCTGCGAGGTATAGAAGATACACGGTTGAGGAAATTGAAGCAGCGACAAAAGGCTTCTCCAACGCTCTCAAGGTGGGTGAAGGAGGTTATGGGCCAGTGTATAAGTGTGAACTAGATCACACACTAGTTGCAATCAAAGTACTTAAGACAAATGCATCTCAAGGATGGTCACAGTTTCACCAAGAGATTGAGGTGCTAAGCTGCATAAGGCATCCACACATGGTTCTCCTGCTGGGAGCGTGTCCGGAGATTGGATGCCTAGTGTACGAGTACATGGCTAATGGAAGCTTAGACGATTGCCTCTTCCACAGAGGCAATGCACCAGTCCTCCCATGGCAGTTAAGATTCCGAATTGCTGCAGAGATTGCAACTGCCCTTCTTTTCCTCCACCAGACAAAGCCGGAGCCACTGGTGCACCGTGACTTGAAACCTGGAAACATTTTGCTTGATCGCAACCTGGTGAGCAAGATTGGTGACGTCGGGTTAGCGAGGCTTGTCCCTCCTTCGGTTTCAGACGTTGTCACACAGTATAGACTCACATCAACTGCAGGAACTTTCTGCTACATTGATCCTGAGTACCAGCAAACAGGGATGCTTGGAGTCAAGTCTGATATTTACTCACTGGGAGTCATGCTTCTTCAGATCATAACTGCAAGGTCACCAATGGGTTTGACTCATCAGGTTGCGAAAGCCATTCAGAGAGGCACTTTTGCTGAAATGCTTGACCCTGCTGTTGAGGACTGGCCAATTCAACATGCCTTGCATTTTGCAAAGATTGGCCTCAGATGTgcagaaatgaaaagaaaagatagaCCTGATCTTGCAAAAGTTGTATTGCCTGAGTTAAACAAGCTCAGACAGTTTGCTGAAGAAAACACGCCTATGATGATGTTTGGTGTTGGCGCAGGATTCGCTTCTCGCTCTACAACAACTTCCTTATTTCAAGTCAGTCTCTCATATTCATCATAG